The stretch of DNA GGCCGCGAGGCCTTCTGAAGGGGACGAGCTTCTCGAGGACGCAAAGAAGCTCGTCGCCGAGGTCGAGGACGCGCTCGCGGAGCATCTCGAGAAGCACCCGGAGGGAGCGGCGCAAGTCTCGGCCGCAATGGAGAAGCTCGAGCTAGCTCGCGACTTCATAAAGGAAGGCGACGGGGAGGCGGCGATGCAGTTTGCGATGGAGGCGAGGGCGGCGCTGGGAGGAGTTGGGGGAGGGGTAGCGGGCCGGGCTGGGGGAGGACCCGCGGTTGCGGAGGGGCAAGCGAAAAGGCCGAGCGGCGGTCTAAGGTGCCCCTCGTGCGGCGAGGCGCTTGAGCCCGAGTGGACTCTCTGCCCAGCATGCGGCCACAGGACACGATAATAAAACTAAAGACCCTGACTCTTCCCTCTCTATCCTTCCGTCGGTTGGTTCAGAGCCCACACAAGCCTCATACAAAAACAATGACCATGCCCCAGCACAGGGCCGAGATAGTCATTGCCACAGGGTAGTAGAGCTTCTTCCGAATGGTCAACATGTCCATCTGTAGGAGGGGCGCGCTCGCGGCCTTGATTGCAAGTGGCAGAGCCGCTGCTCCAGTAATCGCCGCAAAGAATCCCCTGCCGAATATCAGTGGAAGGACTGCAACGAAGCTTGAGGGGTTGAATTCGTGGGGCGGTGCCACAATCGGGGTGAAGAACTGGGTGAACAAATATCCAGTCACGTATATCGCATAACCCGATAGCGCTCCAACCAGCGCGAGCGAATTGGTGTCGAGGAGGGGCGAGGAAGAGTTCTTGGCGATATTAAAGAGGGGACGGTTGAATATCAGCTCGAAGACCATACCTTCGGCGACTATTGCAAGCGCAGAGCATATCACGCATGTTCCTATCGGGGCCCAAAGCCTTATGAATCCAGCAACAACTCCTATTGCGAGCTGCATCATCGGAATACCATAGATTCTGCGGGAGAGGGCCATCAAGCCTAGGCCGAAGAATCCTGCGAGGACCGCTCCCATCGGGACGATTGATAAAGGACCCGGGATTTTCAAGGCCCCCAGAACGCACTCAAGCATCCCCCAGACAGATCCGAAAAGAACCACGCCCGCTAGAATCGCACCCCACTCGCCCTTTCCCATTCCATTCACCCCCGATTCCTCTTTTGCCTCGGCCATATCCAACATCCCTATAATTATTTTTTCGCATCATCCTGATGGTATCGCCTGGATTTCAATTAGTCCCGTTACATAATATTCAGCAGGGAGCGTT from Thermoplasmata archaeon encodes:
- a CDS encoding zinc ribbon domain-containing protein; the encoded protein is AARPSEGDELLEDAKKLVAEVEDALAEHLEKHPEGAAQVSAAMEKLELARDFIKEGDGEAAMQFAMEARAALGGVGGGVAGRAGGGPAVAEGQAKRPSGGLRCPSCGEALEPEWTLCPACGHRTR